A single Xylanimonas cellulosilytica DSM 15894 DNA region contains:
- a CDS encoding acetate/propionate family kinase, protein MQVSTVLVLNSGSSSLKYQLLNPSSGEVLAVGLVERIGLESGRIVHEVGETETEREAPIKDHGVALHLVLDLFKEVGPSLDEAGIVAVGHRVVHGGTLYSQPTVIDDDVVEGIRALIPLAPLHNPANLTGIEAARELFDVPHVAIFDTAFFSTLPAAAYTYAIDADVAAEHQVRRYGFHGTSHQYVSAKVAEVLGRDDLKQVVLHLGNGASASAVDSGVAVDTSMGLTPLEGLVMGTRSGDLDPAIVFHLGRVAGMNVDDIDNLLNKKSGLLGLAGRSDMRDLRNAADAGEPAAVAALDVYRHRLIKYVGAYAAVLGGIDVLTFTAGVGENSFPIRQEVADALGFLGLAVDPAKNAVRSKEPRIISPDGHEGPLVMVVPTNEELAIARQSVEALA, encoded by the coding sequence ATGCAAGTGAGCACTGTTCTGGTGCTCAACTCCGGTTCGTCGTCGCTGAAGTACCAGCTCCTGAACCCGTCCTCGGGCGAGGTCCTCGCCGTCGGGCTCGTGGAGCGCATCGGCCTCGAGTCGGGGCGGATCGTCCACGAGGTGGGTGAGACCGAGACGGAGCGCGAGGCCCCGATCAAGGACCACGGCGTCGCGCTGCACCTCGTCCTGGACCTGTTCAAGGAGGTCGGCCCGTCGCTCGACGAGGCCGGCATCGTCGCGGTCGGTCACCGTGTGGTCCACGGCGGCACCCTGTACTCGCAGCCCACCGTCATCGACGACGACGTCGTCGAGGGCATCCGCGCGCTCATCCCCCTGGCGCCGCTGCACAACCCGGCCAACCTCACCGGCATCGAGGCCGCGCGCGAGCTGTTCGACGTGCCGCACGTCGCCATCTTCGACACCGCGTTCTTCTCGACCCTCCCGGCCGCCGCGTACACGTATGCGATCGACGCCGACGTCGCGGCGGAGCACCAGGTGCGCCGCTACGGCTTCCACGGCACCTCGCACCAGTACGTGTCCGCGAAGGTCGCCGAGGTGCTGGGACGCGACGACCTCAAGCAGGTCGTCCTCCACCTGGGCAACGGGGCATCGGCGTCGGCCGTGGACTCCGGCGTCGCCGTGGACACGTCCATGGGCCTGACCCCGCTCGAGGGCCTCGTCATGGGCACCCGCTCGGGCGACCTCGACCCCGCGATCGTGTTCCACCTGGGCCGCGTCGCCGGCATGAACGTCGACGACATCGACAACCTGCTCAACAAGAAGTCCGGCCTGCTGGGCCTCGCCGGCCGGTCCGACATGCGCGACCTGCGCAACGCCGCCGACGCCGGTGAGCCGGCCGCGGTGGCCGCCCTCGACGTGTACCGCCACCGCCTGATCAAGTACGTGGGCGCCTACGCGGCCGTCCTGGGCGGCATCGACGTGCTGACCTTCACGGCGGGCGTGGGCGAGAACTCGTTCCCGATCCGCCAGGAGGTCGCGGACGCGCTCGGGTTCCTCGGCCTGGCCGTCGACCCGGCGAAGAACGCCGTGCGCTCCAAGGAGCCGCGCATCATCAGCCCCGACGGCCACGAGGGCCCGCTGGTCATGGTGGTGCCCACCAACGAGGAGCTGGCGATCGCACGCCAGTCCGTGGAGGCCCTCGCCTGA
- a CDS encoding DUF4031 domain-containing protein, with the protein MLIDPPAWPAHGTLWSHLVSDTSLHELRTFARAAGLPDRGLDLDHYDVPAGRHEDLVAAGATPVDGGTLARRLASSGLRVPGRERRGATRAALTARWATLRAPADAAWGHIGAELVERWSEPHRVYHGRLHLAASLDALDALLAERTDAPSSARVARLALWFHDAVHDGEAGRDEERSAALARELLTPLTAPGATASGTTAARLTCDDVAEVERLVLLTATHDPAPGDVLGALVSDADLAVLGDSPARYARYVHQVRAEYGHVPDDAFRTGRGAVLEALLALPTLFRTPTARARWAAPAAANLASELSRLTR; encoded by the coding sequence ATCCTCATCGACCCGCCCGCCTGGCCCGCGCACGGCACGCTGTGGTCGCACCTCGTCTCCGACACGTCGCTGCACGAGCTGCGCACCTTCGCACGGGCGGCGGGGCTCCCGGATCGCGGTCTCGACCTCGACCACTACGACGTGCCCGCCGGCCGCCACGAGGATCTCGTGGCGGCCGGCGCCACACCAGTGGACGGCGGCACCCTGGCGCGCCGCCTCGCGTCGTCGGGCCTGCGCGTCCCTGGCCGCGAGCGCCGGGGCGCCACCCGGGCGGCCCTCACGGCCCGCTGGGCGACTCTCCGCGCGCCCGCTGACGCGGCGTGGGGGCACATCGGGGCGGAGCTCGTCGAGCGGTGGTCCGAGCCGCATCGCGTCTACCACGGGCGGCTCCACCTCGCGGCCTCCCTCGATGCGCTGGACGCGCTGCTCGCCGAGAGAACCGACGCGCCTTCCTCCGCGCGGGTCGCGCGGCTCGCGCTGTGGTTCCACGACGCCGTGCACGACGGCGAGGCGGGCCGCGACGAGGAACGCTCCGCGGCCCTGGCGCGCGAGCTGCTCACCCCGCTGACCGCGCCCGGGGCGACGGCATCCGGCACGACGGCGGCCCGGCTGACCTGCGATGACGTCGCCGAGGTCGAGCGTCTGGTGCTGCTGACGGCCACCCATGACCCCGCGCCCGGCGACGTGCTCGGCGCCCTGGTCAGCGACGCCGACCTCGCCGTCCTGGGCGACTCCCCCGCCCGGTACGCGCGGTACGTGCACCAGGTGCGCGCCGAGTACGGTCACGTCCCCGACGACGCCTTCCGCACCGGCCGTGGCGCCGTCCTCGAAGCGCTCCTCGCTCTGCCGACGCTGTTCCGCACACCGACGGCCCGTGCACGCTGGGCCGCTCCGGCCGCCGCGAACCTGGCGTCGGAGCTGTCGAGGCTCACGCGCTGA
- the pta gene encoding phosphate acetyltransferase has product MTAKRTIVIASPEGESGKSTIALGVIDLLVRQGQRVGVFRPVSRVSSAEAAHDDGTGRDHVLEMLLEHDGVDLTYEESVGITYDDVHADVDSAMSRIVARYHDVAARCDSVVVLGTDYTDVSGPTELAFNAKIAANLGAPVLLVVSGRGRSDEDTKALTQIGLGELRANHATPIGVMINRYDGTTPPDVAALTADPELPVWVVPEEPFLHAPTVRQLMESVGGELWLGDSELLSREALDVIVGAMSVGHLLDHLSDGCVVITPGDRSDVILSLLAAQSAVSFPSMAGIILTGGMTPEGTIGELVTALAPHVPLIRTAQDTFPAARTAGATVGRVSADATRKVDVARGLFESAVDSEDLLARLAVPSPSVVTPLMFEYELIERARADRRRVVLPEGDDDRVLRAASTVLARGIADLTILGDETSVRARATELGLDISAATVLSPTDPVHVEKYAAEYTRLRAHKGMTVERAREIVTDVSYFGTMMVHVGDAHGMVSGAAHTTAHTIRPSFEIIKTAPGISSVSGVFLMCLEDRVLVYGDCAVIPDPTTEQLADVAIASAATAAQFGVEPRIAMLSYSTGESGSGADVDKVRAATAIVKERRPDLSVEGPIQYDAAVDAAVAASKLPGSDVAGRATVFVFPDLNTGNNTYKAVQRSAGAVAVGPVLQGLNKPVNDLSRGALVQDIINTVAITAIQAQGATE; this is encoded by the coding sequence ATGACGGCCAAGCGCACCATCGTCATCGCCTCCCCCGAGGGAGAGTCCGGAAAGTCCACGATCGCACTCGGCGTCATCGACCTGCTCGTGCGCCAGGGACAGCGTGTCGGGGTGTTCCGGCCGGTCTCGCGGGTCTCGTCGGCCGAGGCGGCCCATGATGACGGCACCGGGCGCGACCACGTGCTGGAGATGCTGCTCGAGCACGACGGCGTCGACCTCACCTACGAGGAGTCCGTCGGCATCACCTACGACGACGTCCACGCCGACGTCGACAGCGCGATGAGCCGCATCGTGGCGCGCTACCACGACGTCGCGGCCCGGTGCGACTCCGTCGTCGTCCTCGGCACCGACTACACCGACGTCTCCGGCCCCACCGAGCTGGCGTTCAACGCGAAGATCGCCGCCAACCTGGGCGCCCCCGTGCTGCTCGTGGTCTCCGGCCGCGGCCGCTCCGACGAGGACACCAAGGCGCTGACGCAGATCGGCCTCGGCGAGCTGCGCGCCAACCACGCCACCCCCATCGGCGTCATGATCAACCGCTACGACGGCACGACGCCGCCCGACGTCGCCGCGCTCACCGCCGACCCGGAGCTGCCCGTGTGGGTGGTGCCCGAGGAGCCGTTCCTGCACGCCCCGACCGTGCGCCAGCTCATGGAGTCCGTGGGCGGGGAGCTGTGGCTCGGCGACTCCGAGCTGCTGTCCCGCGAGGCGCTCGACGTGATCGTCGGCGCGATGTCGGTGGGGCATCTGCTCGACCACCTGTCCGACGGCTGCGTCGTCATCACCCCGGGCGACCGTTCCGACGTCATCCTCTCCCTGCTCGCGGCGCAGAGCGCCGTGAGCTTCCCGTCCATGGCCGGCATCATCCTGACGGGCGGGATGACGCCCGAGGGAACCATCGGTGAGCTGGTGACCGCGCTCGCACCGCACGTGCCGCTCATCCGCACCGCGCAGGACACGTTCCCCGCGGCCCGCACCGCGGGCGCCACGGTGGGCCGGGTGTCCGCCGACGCGACGCGCAAGGTCGACGTCGCCCGCGGCCTGTTCGAGTCCGCCGTCGACAGCGAGGACCTGCTCGCCCGCCTGGCCGTGCCCAGCCCGTCCGTGGTCACGCCGCTGATGTTCGAGTACGAGCTCATCGAGCGGGCCCGCGCCGACCGCCGCCGCGTCGTGCTGCCCGAGGGCGACGACGACCGCGTCCTGCGTGCCGCGTCGACCGTGCTCGCCCGCGGCATCGCGGACCTGACCATCCTCGGCGACGAGACCTCGGTGCGGGCCCGCGCCACCGAGCTGGGCCTCGACATCTCGGCCGCCACCGTGCTCTCCCCCACCGACCCGGTGCACGTCGAGAAGTACGCCGCCGAGTACACGCGCCTGCGCGCCCACAAGGGCATGACGGTCGAACGGGCCCGGGAGATCGTCACCGACGTGTCCTACTTCGGCACGATGATGGTCCACGTGGGCGACGCCCACGGCATGGTCTCGGGTGCCGCCCACACGACGGCGCACACCATCCGCCCGTCCTTCGAGATCATCAAGACCGCCCCCGGCATCTCCTCGGTGTCGGGCGTGTTCCTCATGTGCCTCGAGGACCGGGTGCTGGTGTACGGCGACTGCGCCGTCATCCCCGACCCGACGACGGAGCAGCTCGCCGACGTCGCCATCGCGTCCGCGGCCACCGCGGCGCAGTTCGGCGTCGAGCCGCGCATCGCCATGCTGTCGTACTCGACCGGCGAGTCCGGCTCGGGCGCCGACGTCGACAAGGTGCGCGCGGCCACCGCGATCGTCAAGGAACGCCGCCCCGACCTCTCCGTCGAAGGGCCCATCCAGTACGATGCCGCCGTCGACGCCGCCGTGGCCGCCTCGAAGCTGCCGGGATCCGATGTCGCCGGCCGGGCGACCGTGTTCGTGTTCCCGGACCTCAACACCGGCAACAACACCTACAAGGCCGTGCAGCGCTCGGCGGGTGCCGTGGCCGTCGGCCCGGTGCTCCAGGGTCTCAACAAGCCCGTCAACGACCTGTCCCGCGGCGCGCTCGTCCAGGACATCATCAACACCGTCGCCATCACGGCGATCCAGGCACAGGGGGCCACAGAGTGA